One Triticum dicoccoides isolate Atlit2015 ecotype Zavitan chromosome 5B, WEW_v2.0, whole genome shotgun sequence genomic window carries:
- the LOC119310294 gene encoding uncharacterized protein LOC119310294, protein MATLALPPTAATLPPTAATLPAEEDPRTGEKPSADDSAADPSDIDSGWVFLGKSDVVPADQAAAAIDAAGHRRLGFSPLPMLPIWVQMVLGGVVYTAVPFYKRARQLEDKAIENVETALDVLERASEVTEKFAANVANSLPEDGSLHKLAEELEYIAEEVDKDAHKAEVMIKKIEALSDKIDAAVEPVIENLEEEFKPNPASHAGSDAEK, encoded by the exons ATGGCGACGCTCGCCCTGCCGCCCACCGCCGCCACCCTGCCGCCCACCGCCGCCACCCTGCCGGCCGAGGAAGACCCGCG CACAGGCGAGAAGCCATCTGCCGACGACTCTGCCGCGGATCCGAGCGACATCGACTCCGG GTGGGTTTTCCTCGGGAAGTCTGATGTAGTGCCGGCGGACCAGGCCGCGGCCGCCATCGATGCCGCGGGTCACCGACGCCTCGGCTTCTCGCCACTGCCGATGTTACCTATCTG GGTGCAGATGGTGCTCGGAGGCGTAGTCTACACGGCCGTGCCGTTCTACAAGAGGGCCAGACAGCTTGAAG ACAAGGCGATTGAAAACGTGGAAACTGCTTTGGACGTTTTGGAGCGTGCCTCTGAGGTGACGGAGAAGTTCGCTGCTAATGTGGCCAATTCCCTACCGGAGGATGGGTCCCTGCACAAGTTGGCCGAGGAGCTTGAGTACATTGCGGAGGAAGTCGATAAGGATGCACACAAGGCTGAAGTCATGATTAAGAAG ATTGAAGCGCTCAGCGACAAGATCGACGCCGCGGTGGAGCCTGTCATCGAAAACCTCGAGGAGGAGTTCAAGCCAAATCCAGCATCCCACGCTGGATCAGACGCCGAGAAATGA